A genomic window from Pagrus major chromosome 23, Pma_NU_1.0 includes:
- the mettl2a gene encoding tRNA N(3)-cytidine methyltransferase METTL2, with protein MAAPHAVAGVEGGSRETELPASDPATGEVKRPQFGTRFLTDPRQVFQHNAWDNVEWTEEQEASAKKKVLENNQPLPSEKQEEYEGRANEYWNDFYTIHENRFFKDRHWLFTEFPELAPQCSLNHDSHPEVSGADDSQQDSLDREQRRDVAALSLTDDDTPGSSATYRILEVGCGVGNTVFPILKTNNDPGLFVYCCDFSSTAVELVKTNPEYDSGRCFAFVHDLSDVEANYPVPDGSLDVIVLIFVLSALHPDKMQASIRRLARLLKPGGVMLLRDYGRYDMAQLRFKKGRCLSENFYVRGDGTRVYFFTQDELHEMFTEAGLEKVQNLVDRRLQVNRGKQLTMYRVWIQCKYRKAPVQPPETEG; from the exons ATGGCGGCGCCCCATGCTGTGGCCGGAGTGGAGGgaggcagcagagaaacagagctgCCCGCGTCAGATCCAGCCACCGGGGAGGTGAAGAGACCTCAGTTCGGGACACGTTTCCTCACAGACCCGCGGCAGGTCTTCCAGCACAACGCATG GGACAATGTGGAGTGGACTGAGGAACAAGAAGCGTCTGCTAAGAAGAAAGTCTTAGAAAACAATCAGCCACTACCTTCAGAGAAACAAG AGGAATACGAAGGCCGGGCAAACGAGTACTGGAACGATTTTTACACAATCCACGAGAATCGTTTCTTCAAAGACCGTCACTGGCTCTTCACAGAGTTTCCAGAGCTGGCTCCACAGTGCAGCCTCAACCATGACTCCCATCCCGAGGTGTCTGGCGCAGACGACAGTCAGCAGGATAGTCTGGATAGAGAACAAAGAAGAGACGTTGCAGCGCTGTCTCTTACTGATGATGACACCCCTGGCTCCTCTGCTACATATCGCATTCTGGAG GTTGGCTGTGGCGTAGGCAACACAGTTTTTCCAATACTGAAGACCAACAA TGACCCGGGACTCTTTGTTTACTGCTGTGATTTCTCCAGCACTGCTGTGGAGTTAGTCAAG ACTAATCCAGAATACGACTCTGGGCGCTGCTTCGCCTTTGTTCATGACTTGAGTGATGTGGAAGCCAATTATCCTGTCCCCGATGGAAGCCTTGATGTTATAGTGCTAATCTTTGTCTTATCAGCGTTGCATCCCGATAA GATGCAGGCATCCATCAGGAGATTAGCACGGCTGCTGAAGCCTGGGGGAGTGATGCTGCTTAGGGACTATGGGCGCTACGATATGGCACAGCTTCGCTTCAAGAAAG gAAGGTGTCTCTCAGAAAACTTTTACGTCCGGGGTGATGGAACAAGAGTATATTTCTTCACTCAAG ATGAGCTCCATGAGATGTTCACCGAGGCCGGGCTCGAGAAAGTGCAGAACCTTGTGGACAGACGGCTACAGGTGAACAGAGGCAAACAGCTCACCATGTACAGGGTGTGGATCCAGTGCAAGTACCGCAAGGCTCCAGTTCAGCCACCGGAGACGGAGGGCTGA